TCGTTTGCGACGTCGTGTGTCGCGCTTGCAGTGATTGCGCATGACCAGTCACCGTTCCCACCGCAAACAGATCCAGGAACGCCAACTGGGCGCTTTGGGTGCTGAACTTCGGCGTGCCGGTACACGATGCGTCAGGGAGTTGGGACACCAGTTCGTTCAGGTTGGGGGCGTTGTCAGCATTGAACGGGTGCAGTGCGGACGCGGGCACCGTTGCCGGTAGGGGGAGTGTGAACGCGCCACTGGCCTCGAGCGTCCCTGTGGCAATGACAGCACCTGTGGCGGTCTCGCCGTCGACGCGGCCGGCACCGCCCGACCAGGGTCTCGTCGCCTCGTCCACCTCAAAGGAATTGGCCTCCACGATTGTGCCGGTCACGCTCGTGGCAGATGTACCCGGAGGAGACGGCACAGGAGTGGCTGGGCACGCGGTGAGGATGAGGCTCAGGCCGCTCAGGAACCAGAATCTGGGGGAGAGCACGCGCTCATTGTAGAGAAGAGGGCAGAGTGCCTGGGCCGCAAATGAGGCGTCGGTAGCCAGTCAGTGCTGAGCATTATCATCGCGTTGGCCCGCATACGAAACCGCCCCCGCCACCGGCATGGGCCGAGGCGGGGGCGCGTTGCATGGCGCAAGATGTCCGTCAGTCGGTGCTGAGGCTGTAGCTCTTCCCATCCCGCAGGTAGTGGGCGTCCACGACCTGCACGCCCACGCACGGCACGAAGCTCCGGCCGCCGGGCACCGCAACGTTGACCGTGCAAGTGAGCTTCGTGCCGTGCGTGGGATCGTCGGGGATGCAGCGGACAGGGGTGGACGCTGACGGATGAGAAGGCCGGCTAGGACGACGTGTGTGGACGGGTGGGGATCGACTGGGACGCAGAAATCCCGACTCAAAATCGAGCGGGAAACCGTAGGGGTTCGAGTCCCCTCACCGGCACCACCCTGAAATGACCTGCGCCCAGCGCGGGTTTTTTTTGATCTGTGGCCTGTCGCCGGGAGGAGGAGGGGGCGTCACAGCTCCGGTCGTGGCCTCCCGGCGGGTCTGTCCGAAGTCCCAACGAACGCTCCACCACGTCGGTGAGCAGCTCCAACCCTTCATCAGTACACTCCCGGCATGCTGAACCCCGGTGCCGGCCTGCCCGAACCTGCCGACCTGACCGATGCCTTCTGGACCCAGCTCCAGGCGGTGACCGAACACCTCGCCGCCGCGCATACCCAGAACGAGGTGGACGACGCGGTGCTGCTCCTGGCACGTCAGGCGCTCGGGGCGGTCAGCGGCGTGATCCTGATCGTGTCGGGGCCGCACCTGCGGGTGGCCCGGCGCCACGGCGACGATCCCCTGGCGCGCACCGTCTGGGTCGGCCGGCCGCTGTCAGCCGTGACCCCCGCCACGGACGCCGTGCGGCTCCGGCAGCCGCAGTTCTACGAGCACCTCGGCTCACTGCTGGCGGTGTATCCGCATCTGGAGACGCAGACGGGCGGCACGGCGGCGGTCGCCAGCGCGGTGATGCCGATGATGCTGGACGCGGAGGTGCTGGGGGTGCTGGCGCTGGATTTCCATGGACCGCACGTCTTCAGCGCCGGCGAGGTTCACTTCCTGCAGACCCTGGCCGCGCAGGCGGCCCTGGCCCTGGACCGGATCCGGCTGCTGCATCACGCTCAGACGAGTGAGCAGCAGCGCGACGAGGTCGAGCGGCGCAACCAGGCGCTGGAGGCCTTCGCCGTGATGTCCCGCGATCTGGCGGGCGAGACGGACCGCTACGTGCTGGTGCGCCGCGCGCAGGAGATCATGCTGTCGCTGCTCTCGCCGGGGTACGCCCTGTACTGGGAGCGCGGCGAGGACCGCTGGCAGCTCAAGTCGCAGGTGGGCGACATCGGCAACCCGGAGCTTCAGCGGCTGGTCGATGAACACGGCCTGCCGCTGGACGCCCCGGCGCTCCACACGACGTGGCTGACCGGCGTGCCGAACTATCAGGACAACTACGCGCAGGGTGCGGACACGCCCGCCGAGATGATCCGGCACGTGAACGCCGCCACGGCATTTCAGGTTCGCCTGTACGGCCGGCCAATCGGCATGCTGGCGATTGGGCTGTTCGATCAGCGCACGTGGACGCCGATGGACAAGGTGCTGCTGGAAACCAGCATCACCAGCCTAGGGCTGGCTCTGGACCGCGCGGAGCAGACGCGGCACCTGCAGGAGCGCACAGCCGGCCTCGACGCCTTCGTGGCCTTTACCGAGGCCGTCGGCTCGGAACTCGATGTGCACAGCCTCGCGCAGCAGGCGATCAGGGTGATCGAGGCCCACCTGGGGGCCGTCAGCGTCGCGTACTACGAGCGGCACAGGGACCTGTGGATCGGCGTGGACTGGTCGAAGAATGTCCGTCCAGAAGTGGCGGCCCAGATGCAGGGCGGCGTGCCGCTGGACGCCCCAAACTTCGCGGATGCGGTGCGGCGGCGCACGCCGGTCTTCCTGGACACGTGGAATGCCGGCGACAACCACCTGTCCACGGCCGGGATGTACGGAGCAGCGGCGTTCTGCCCGATCTTCATTGACGGCGAGGCGCAGGCCATCCTGGCGGTCGGGCAGTTTGGGGGCGTGACGTGGACGGACCGCACCCGGGCCATCGTGCGCGCGGTCGGCCGCAGCCTCGGACTGGCGCTGGAACGTGCTGCCCAGGCGCGGGCCCTGACGGCGCAGCGCGACGCCCTGGACCGACGCACCCAGGAACTCGAGGCGGCGAACGGGGAACTCGAGGCGTTCGCGTACTCCGCGTCGCACGATCTGCGCACGCCCATCCGGCACGTGATGGGCTTTTCCGAACTGGCCCGGGTTGCCCTCGCCAGGAACGATACGGACAAGGTGGAGCGCAACCTCGGCATCGTGCAGCAGGGCGCCCGGCGCATGGATGAGCTGGTCGACGGCATGCTGATGCTGTCGCGGGCCGGGCGGCAGGAGTTCCGGCCCCGCTGGGTGGCCCTGGATCCGCTGATCTCGCAGGCGCAGCAGGACGCCCACCTTGAGTTCCCGGCGCAGGACATCCACGTGCAGTGGCCGCGGTCCGTGCAGGTGTGGGGCGATCCGACGCTGATCCAGCAGGTCATGACCAACCTGGTCAGTAACGCGGTGAAGTACTCCACCATGCGCCCACGGTCCGAGGTGACCGTGCTGGTTCAGGACAGCGAGACCGAGTGGACGATCACCGTCAGCGACAACGGCGTGGGCTTCGACCCGCAGTACGCCGGAAAATTGTTCGGCATCTTCCAGCGGCTGCACCCCCAGAGCGCGTTTCCTGGTGTGGGAGCGGGGCTGGCGACTGTGCGGCGTATCGTGATCAAGCACGGCGGCCGGGTCTTCGCCCGGAGCGTGGAGGGGCAGGGCGCCACCTTCGGATTCACGCTGGCGAAGCCGGCACCGTAGGACGGCCGCGCTTCAGGGGATGCGGTACAGGCCCGGTTCGTCGCGGCGGACCATCAGATAGCCGAGGCTGGCCAGGTAGCCCGCGAGTTCGCGGATCGCGCCCAGATCTGCGCACGCCGCGTCGGCCGGGAGCCGGGAGCGGAGCTCGCGCTGGAGGTCGCGGTCGCTGAGGTCGGTGCCGGAGGGCAACTCCAGAATCACCTTCAGCGCCGTGACTTCGACGATCGGGGCGGCCATACCACAGTGTGTTCAGGTCGCGGCTCGAGATTGGCACGATATGTGTGAATGTGAATGGGTTACAGAGAAAGGATGAACGTCGGTCAGTTGCTCGGGGCAGGTCTGCCCGTCACCCCAGGGCGTGGCCGCCCGATGCCACAGCTTGACGGCTGTGTATACTCGTGGGCGCCAAAGCCCCGCCTCGAAGACCGAGCGGGAAGTGCAGGAGACCACGTCTCCTCGCCGGCACCGAAAGAGGCCCCCATGACCCTGATCCTGAACCTGTTCCTCGTGCTTTTCGCCGTCACCTGCCTCGCGCTGGTGTTCTTCGTGCTGCTGCAGGTGCCCAAACAGGCCGGCCTGTCCGCCAGCATGGCGTCCGGCGGCTCCCTGCTGGGCGGGCGCGGCGTGGAGGGCGGCATCGTGCGCGTCACCAGCGTGCTGGGCGGCCTGTTCATGCTGCTCGCCATCCTGATCTCTTTCATCTCCCGCTGACTGTTGCGAAGCGTCCGCTGTTGCGGGACGTGCCAGCCCTGACCTGCGCCTGACCGATTGTCATTCGGCAGGCGCAGCCGTCATTCTTTCGGCGTGTGTAAGGTGCAGCGTGTTGAGATTAAAAAACTTAACACAATTGCAAGGAATACCTTGACCTAGCCTAAGCCGATCCATATATTGACCGCGCAGGAAACATGTACCCAGTCCACCCGCCTGCCAGGTCACCACTGGCGGGTTGCCCGTACACCGATCCGGAGGTTCCGATGAAGAAAGCCCTGACCCTTGCCCTCGCCCTGATGGGTAGCGGCGCCTTTGCCGCCCCGTATGTGTTGCCCGCCGCGTGGATGGCCCAAAGCCCCACGGAAGCCAAAGCGGGCGGTGAATTCCGGAGCTACACCATCAGCGATTACAAGACGCTGAACCCCTTCACCAGCGCCGAAGCCGACAGCCTGCCGACGATCATGGGCGGTCCTGCCGGCCTGTTCAATCAGGATCCCACCAACGACAAGTTCGTCCCCGTGATGGCCGACGCCCTGCCCACCGTGAGCAACGGCGGCAAGCGCTTTGTTGTGAAGATCCGTCAGGGCATGAAGTTCAGTGACGGTCAGGCCATCACGGCCGACGACTGGATCACCACCTTCAAGCTGCACACCGACGACAAGGTCGGCAGCAACTCCTACGACAACTTCTTCCTGAACGACAAGCCGATCACGGTCAAGAAGCTCGACACCTACACCCTGCAGTTCGACTTCCCCTCGGTAAGCGCCAGCGCCCTGAACCGCATGTCGTACACCCCCTGGCCCGACCACGTCTTCGGGCCGGTTTATAAGAGCAAGGGTGCGGACGGCATCAAGGCCATGTGGGGTATCAGCTCCACCCCCAGCGCCATCGTGTCCCCTGGCCCCTGGGTGATCAGCAGCTACCAGGCCGGCCAGCGTGCCGTGCTGAAGAAGAACACCTACTTCGGCGAGTGGTTCAAGGACGGCGCGAACAAGCCCCTGCCGTACCTCGACTCCGTCAGCTTCACCATCGTCAAGGACCTGAACGCGGGCCTGGCGGCGTACCTCGCCGGCCAGATCGACACCTTCGGCGCCAGCAAGGCTGACGACCTGGCCCAGATCAAGAAGGCCATCGACGCCGGCAACCTCAAGGCGACCCTGGTGCCGAACGTCGGCCCGAACTCCACGTCCTCGTGGATCGTGTTCAACTGGAACAAGGCCGGCGACGCCACCAAGCAGAAGCTCTTCCGTGACGTGCGCTTCCGTCAGGCCATGAGCCACATCGCCAACCGTCAGGCCATGATCCAGCTCGCGCTGGGCGGCCTGGGCAGCGAGGTGTACTCGGGCGTGTACCCGGTGTTCAAGAACTACCAGTACGCCAGCACCCCCACCTACAAGTACGACCTGGCCGAAGCGACCAAGCTGCTGAACCAGATGGGCTACACCAAGAAGAACAGCGACGGCTACCTGGTCGACAAGGCCGGCAAGGTGCTGGAGTTCAACCTGACCACCAACTCCGGCAACAACGTGCGCGAGCAGCTCGGCCAGATCTTCCGCGACGAGGCCAAGAAGGTCGGCGTGAAGGTCAACTTCACCCCGGTGGACTTCAACACCCTGGTCGGTCAGCTGCTGGCCAAGGGCGCGGACCGTCCCTTCGACGCGATCCTGCTGGGTCTGTCGGGCGGCGACAACATCTGGCCCTACGGCAGCAACGTGGTGCCCTGCGGCGGCAACCTGCACGCCTACAACGTGCCCAGCGACGGCAAGTGCCTGAACGCTCAGGAAAACCTGATGACCAAGCTGTACTACCAGGGCGACCAGACGCTGGACGACGACGCCCGCCGCAAGATCGGTGAGCAGCTGTCGAAGGTCGAGGGGCAGAACCTGGGCTTCATCTACCTGGTGGCGACCAACTACCACGTGACCTTCAACAACCGGGTCGGCGGCGAGTACAAGCGTAACCTCTGGGACTCGTACTACGGCTCGCGCCCCGCGTACGGCCTGACCACCTTCATCAAGTAACACTCGGCCAGTCCCACATGGACGGGGGTGGTTCGCGCTCGCGGGCTGCCCCCTCCTCCATGGAACACAGGAGAAACAGATGCTGCCATTTCTTCTCAGGCGACTGGTGCAGGCGGTTCCGACCCTGCTGCTCTCCAGTCTCCTGATCTTCTTCGTGATCTCGCTGGCTCCCGGCGACTTCCTCACACCGGCCAAGCTCAACCCGAACATCTCCGCACAGCAACTGGACAACCTGACCCGCAACTTCGGGCTCGACAAGCCCCTGGTCCAGCAGTACCTGCTGTGGATGCGCAACATCCTGCACGGCGACTTCGGGCTGTCGTTCTCATTCCAGGCGCCGGTGCTCCAGATCATGTGGCCGCGCATCGTCAACTCGCTGTGGCTGGTTCTGGTGATCACCGTGGTGTTCTACGGCCTCGCCATCCCGATCGGCGTGTTCGGCGCCGTGCGGCAGAACAGCCTGGGTGACCGCAGCGTCAACGTGTTCATGTACTTCCTGCTGGGGTTCCCGAGCTTCTTCCTGGCCCTGATCGCCCTGTACTTCCTGCTCCAGATCATCTTCGCCACCCACTGGGCGATCCCCATCGGTGGTATGACCAGTCCCGACCACGCATCCATGTCGGCCGGCGGCAAGGTCTGGGACGTGTTCAAGCACCTGCTGGTGCCAGGAATCCTGCTGGGCATCCATCAGACGGCGGGCCTGTCACGATATGTCCGCGCGCTGATGCTGGAAGTCATGAATTCGGACTACATCCGCACCGCGCGCGCGAAGGGCGTCAGCGAATCCTCGGCCATCTGGAAGCACACCTTCCGCAACGCGATCCTGCCCATCGTGGCCGGCATCGGCGGAGAGTTGCCCGGCCTGATCAGCGGGGCGGGGTTCATCGAGGTGGTCTTCGCATATCCGGGGATCACGCCCATGCTGCTCGACGCCCTGAACGCCCAGGACCTGTACCTGATCGCGGGGTTCACCATGATGACGACCATCCTCCTGATCGCCGGGAACGCCATCAGTGACATCCTGCTGGCGTTCGTCGATCCGCGCGTGAAACTGGGGTGACTGTGACAACGACCGCAACCCCGATGACCCAGGCGGCGCAGCGCCAGCGCGGCCAGTCGCAGCTCAGCGTGGCCTGGGGCCAGTTCCGCAAGAACAAGCTGGCCCGCTTCGGCGGCACCTGCCTGATCCTGCTGTATGTGATGGCCCTGTTCGCGCCCTTCATCGCCCCGGACGGCCTGTCGAACTACTCGACGACCAACATCACCAAATTCCACCCGCCCACGCCGGTGCATGTGCGGGATTCGAAGACGGGCGCTTTCACCCGGCCCTTCGTGTACAAGTACACGCAGCAGCTGAACATGGACACCTTCGTCAACGAGGTCAAGCCCACCGACCAGAAATGCCCCCTGTATCTCGGCGTTCGCGGCGACGCGTACAAACTGTTCGGCTTCATTCCCAGCACCGTTCACCTGTTCGGGACGGGCAACCCGGACTGCAAGATCTACCTGTTCGGCGCCGAGACGCTCGGGCGCGACCTGTTCACGCGCACCATGTACGCGTCGCAGATCTCGCTGACCATCGGCCTCGGGGCCACCATCCTGACCACCCTGATCGGCCTGTTCGCGGGCGCCGCCGCGGCGTATTTCGGCGGCGTGGTCGACACGCTGGTGATGCGTCTGGTCGAGGTCCTGGCCGCCATTCCCACGCTGTTCCTGCTGATCCTGCTGCGCGCCATCTTCCCGCAGAACATCAACCCGATCTTCGCGTTGTACGTGGTCTTGCTGCTGCTGGCCTTCGTGAGCTGGGGTGGTCTGGCCCGCGTGACCCGTGGCCAGCTCCTGAGCGTGCGCGAGCTCGACTTCGTGGCCGCCGCCAAGTCCCTGGGCGCCAGCGACAACCGCATCATGTGGCGTCACCTGCTCCCCACCATGACGACGTATACCATTGTCACCCTGAGCCTGGGGATTCCCGCCGCGATCCTCACAGAGTCGGGCCTCAGCTTTCTGGGGATCGGTGCGGTCGAACCCTACGTGTCGTGGGGCAGCCTGCTCACCCAGGCGCAGGAAGGCGGGTTCTCCAGCTTCACGTCCCGGCCGTGGGTGCTCATTCCCGGCTTTTTCATCGTGTTCACGGTGATGTGTTTCCAGCTTCTCGGCGACGGGCTCAGAGACGCGTTTGACCCTCGCAAACGGCAGTAATACCACTTTAAAAAGGTATGATGCGCTACGTGTATTTCCCGGAGGAACCATGACCCATCAGGGCGAGACCCTACTGGCCGTCAACGGCCTGAAGACCTATTTCTACACCGATGACGGCGTCGTCAAGAGCGTCGACGGCGTGACCTTCCATATCAAGAAGGGCGAGACGCTGGCGGTCGTGGGCGAGTCCGGCTCCGGCAAGAGCGTGACCAGCCTGTCGGTCATGCGCCTGATTCCCATGCCGCCTGGCAAGATCGTCGAGGGCGAGATCCTGTTCACCGGCAAGGACGGCGTGCAGAAGAACCTCGTGTCGCTGCCCGAGTCGGACATGCGCAAGATCCGCGGCAACGACATCTCCATGATCTTCCAGGAACCCATGACCTCGCTCAACCCGGTGTACACCGTCGGGGACCAGATCGCCGAGGCCGTGCAACTCCACCAGGGCAAGAACAAGAAAGAAGCGCTGGGCGTGGCGACCGACATGCTGCGCTTCGTGGGCATCCCTGCGCCGGAAAAGCGCGTCCACGAGTACCCGCACCAGATGTCCGGCGGGATGCGCCAGCGCGTCATGATCGCCATGGCGCTGTCGTGCAACCCGGCCCTGCTGATCGCCGACGAGCCGACCACGGCGCTCGACGTGACCATCCAGGCGCAGATCCTGGACCTGATGCGCAAGCTCCAGACCGACATCGGTATGAGCATCCTGTTCATCACGCACAACCTGGGCGTGGTGGCCGAGATGGCCGACCGCGTGGTGGTCATGTACGGCGGGCGCGTGGTCGAGGAAGGCGACGTGGTCGAGATCTTCAAGGCGCCCCGTCACCCGTACACCATGGGCCTGCTGAACTCGATTCCGCGCCCCGGCGAGTACGAGCACATCCCGGGCCAGCCCAAGCCGCGCCTGGAGGCCATCCCCGGTAACGTCCCCAACCCGCTGGCGCTGCCGCCCGGCTGCTCGTTCGAGCCGCGCTGCAAGTTCGCGGTGCCGGACTGCTCCAAGGCCGTGCCCGCCCTGGAAGACACCGGGCACGGGCACATGGCCCGCTGCATCCGCTGGCGTGAATTCGAGCAGGCCCAGGCCGAGGTGACCGCATGACCGCCGCTCCCAGCACGTATTCCGGCAAAGACCGTGGCATGGCCGCCAAGGGCGACACGCTGCTCGATGTCCAGCACCTCGAGAAGTACTTCCCGATCCGCGGCGGCCTGCTGTCGCGCGTGGTGGCGAACGTCAAGGCCGTGAACGACATCAGCTTCGCCGTCAAGCGCGGCGAGGTGGTCGGGCTGGTCGGCGAGTCCGGCTCCGGCAAGACCACGGCCGGGCGCGCCATCCTGCGCCTGATCGAACCCACCGGCGGGCAGGTGATCTTCAACGGCACGGACATCACCAAGCTGAGCAAGGCCCAGATGCGCGATTACCGGCGCGAGATGCAGATCATCTTCCAGGATCCGTTCGCCAGCCTGAACCCGCGCATGACGGTCTCGGACATCATCGGCGAGGCCATGCAGATCCACAACCTGCACCCCGGCAAGGGACGCATCGACCGCATCGCCGAGCTGCTGCAGCGTGTCGGCCTGCGGCCCGAGCACATGCGCCGCTACCCGCACGAGTTCTCCGGCGGGCAGCGCCAGCGCATCGGCATCGCGCGCGCGCTGGCGGTCGACCCCACGTTCATCGTGGCGGACGAGCCGGTCTCGGCGCTCGACGTGTCGATCCAGGCGCAGGTCGTGAACCTCATGCAGGACCTGCAGGAGGAGCTGGGCCTGACGGTGCTGTTCATCGCGCACGACCTGCACGTCGTGGAGTACATCTGCGACCGCATGATCGTGATGTACCTGGGCCGCATCATGGAGATCGCGCCCAGCCGCGAACTGAACCGCAACCCCAAGCACCCGTACACCGAGGCGCTGCTGTCGGCCGCGCCGGTGCCGGACCCGACCGTCAAGCGCCAGCGCATCATCCTGGAAGGCGACATTCCCAGCCCGATCAACCCGCCCTCGGGCTGCGTATTCCGCACGCGCTGCCGCTACGCCGTCGCCGAATGCGCCACCGTGGTGCCGGAACTGCGCGAGGTCGCGCCGAACCACTTCAAGGCCTGCATCCGCGACGACATCCTGTAAACGCGAATCGCCGCGACCGTCCCGTCCCCGTGTGGGGCGGGATTTTTCTGTTCCGTTTCTGACTGAACCTCTCACATCTCACAATTGGCCCCAGCGCACGATGGGTTCATGAAGAAACGCACGCTCCTCGCCGCTGCCCTGCTCGCCTCCCCAGCCCTCGCCGCCGACCTGCGCATCTACCCGAGCTTCGCCGAGGTGCGCCAGCCCGTGACCTCCACCGGCACCCGCCTCGACGTGACCCTGCCGCAGGCCGCGTGGGAGAACGTGCTGGCCGGTTCGCTGGACCTGGAGGGCCTGCCCTTCGACGCCGCCACCCAGACCCTCCAGGCGAACTGGCTGAGCGGTCTGGAGGGCCAGACCGTGTACCTGCGCCGCGGCGACACCACCGAGCCCGTCACGCTGGTGCGCGCCCGTGACCTGCTGGTCAAGGACGCCCAGGGCCGGTACTTCAATGTGCGTTTCGAGGAGTTGCAGTTCAGCGCGCCCCCACCCCTGAACCCGCAGAGCCCCAGCCAGACGCTGACGTACACCCTGCCGAAGGCCGGCAGCGGCACCCTGACGTACCTCACGCGCGCCGTGACGTGGGCGCCGCGCTACACCCTGAAGGCCAGCGACGCCGGCGCGCAGCTCGGTGCCCTGGCCGACCTGCGCAACACCACCGAACTCGCGTACGACGTCAAGGCCACCGAACTGTACGCCGGGGACGTGACGGTGCAGGCCAACCCGCAGGCGGAGGCCGCCAACTTCGCCGCGGACAGCGCCGTGATGCGCGCGGTGCCGGCGCCGAGCGCCCCGGCCACCAAGATCCAGAGCCAGGGCGAGCTGCGTGGCCTGACCCGCTACGACCTCACCACGCCGTTCACGCTGCCGGCCAACAGCGTGATCACCCTGCCGTTCCTCACGCCCAAACTCACGAAGTTCGAGCGCTACGTCGGCCTGACCACGTACTTCAACCCCGGCCCGCAGGAGGGCACCCTGAACCGCTCCTACCGCCTGGAAGCGGACCAGCGCCTGCCCGCCGGCCCCCTGACGGTGCGCGAGGACGGCCGCCTGGTCGGCCAGGCGCAGCTGCCCGACACCCGCGAGGGCGGCACCATCGACTTCACGCTCGGGGACGACCCGGATGTCGAGTACACCCGCAGCGTCCAGCTCGTCCGGCAGGACAAGGACACGAAGGGCAATGTCACGCGCAGCACGTACAAGGTCACGTACGCCTTCGAGAGCAGCAAGGACCGCGCCGTGCGCGCCGAGATCACCGAGCGCATTGGCGGGAGGATCATCATCATCGATGCCATGACGCCGGTGCAGAACCAGGGCGTGGCGACCCTGAAGGTCGACCTGCCCGCCAAGGCCAAGCTCAGCCGCAGCTTCACGGTGGTGATCGCCAACAACTGAGGAGCGTTCCGGCCGCCGCCCCCGACCGTTCGGCAGGTCGGGGGCGGGTCGTTGATGGGGGAGCAGTCGAACCGCTCAGCCCTCCCGGTCATCCGGATCACGCCGCGACTCCGCGTACGTGGCAGCCGGCTCGTGCTCTACAGGATCCCCTCCAGATACGCCTGCACGTCCACCTTCACCGGCATGAAGTACGCGTGCTGGCCGCGCTCGCGGGCGAAGGCGAGGAGGTCGGCAGCGAAGGCGCGGTTGCACTCCAGCGTCGGGGTGAACGTCCGGGGGAACACGGCGTGGTTGCGCGCCCGCCAGTAGTTCAGGCTGGATTCGGTGAGGATGCTGGTCGCGCCCCACCACATCTGCGCGCCGTCGGGGATCAGGTCGCTGTACGCGTCCATCACGCGCAGGTCGAAGAACGGCTGCGTGAAGAAGCCGCTCGCTCCGGCGTCCAGTTTGCGTTCCAGATAGTCGCGTTCCCGCGCGAACGACTGACGGTATGGGTCGAGGCCGGCGTACACGGTCACGTGCGGGGCGTCGCGTCGGAGGCGGCGGATCAGGTCCACGGCGTCCTGGTCGTAGACCCTGGCGCTCATGTCGGCGGGCGCGTCGCCGGTCACGACCAGCACCTCGTCAATGCCGTGCTCGCCCAGGGCCGGCAGGAACGGCAGCGGTTCGCGCGGGTTGAAGTCCACCGCGCGCAGGTGCGGCACGGCCCGGTGACGCGGCCGTGCGAAGGAGCAGCCCAGCCACGAGCGCAGCGAGTAGCGCGTCAGGTCCGGGACGTTCACGGTGTCCACGCTGGGCAGCGCGGCCACGACCTGCGCGATCTCGGCCCGCAGGCCGCTGCGCGAGCGGGGCACGAGTTCCACCGACACGCGCGTGCCGGACGCGCCGGTCACGACACGGCCTCCGCGACCTTCTCCGGATCGTAGGCGAGGATCGGCCCCAGCCAGCGCTCTGCCTCCGTCAGCGGCAGGCCCTTGCGCCGGGCATAGTCCTGTACCTGATCGCGCCCGATGCGGCCCACCGCGAAGTAGCGGGCGTCCGGGTGCGCGAAGTACAGGCCCGACACGGCCGCGGCCGGCAGCATCGCGCAGGATTCCGTGAGGCGCAGGCCGGTCTCCTCGGCGCGGAGGAGGCGGAACAGCGTGCGTTTCTCGGTGTGGTCGGGCTGCGCGGGGTAGCCGGGCGCGGGGCGGATGCCCTGGTAGCGCTCGCGGATCAGGTCGTCGTTGCCCAGCGTCTCGCCGTGCGCGTAGCCCCAGTGCCGGGTGCGGACGTCGCGGTGCAGCTTCTCGGCGAAGGCCTCGGCCAGCCGGTCCGCGACCGCCTTGACCAGGATGGCGCTGTAATCGTCGTGCTGGGCCTCGAACTGCGTGGCGAGTTCCTCGGCGCCGTGGATGGCGACCGCGAACGCCCCGATGTGGTCGCCCTGCGGCGCCACGAAGTCCGCCAGGGCCACGTTCGGGGTGCCCTGCTCGCGCTGCTGGCGCAGGGTGTGGAGGTGCACGACGTCTGGCAGCTCGTCGCGCCCTGCGGCGAGTTCGTGCGTGGCGTGGTCCAGCGTCTCGCCGGCCGGCACGTCCGGGCCGACCTGCACCGCGATGTCGTC
This region of Deinococcus metalli genomic DNA includes:
- a CDS encoding sensor histidine kinase → MLNPGAGLPEPADLTDAFWTQLQAVTEHLAAAHTQNEVDDAVLLLARQALGAVSGVILIVSGPHLRVARRHGDDPLARTVWVGRPLSAVTPATDAVRLRQPQFYEHLGSLLAVYPHLETQTGGTAAVASAVMPMMLDAEVLGVLALDFHGPHVFSAGEVHFLQTLAAQAALALDRIRLLHHAQTSEQQRDEVERRNQALEAFAVMSRDLAGETDRYVLVRRAQEIMLSLLSPGYALYWERGEDRWQLKSQVGDIGNPELQRLVDEHGLPLDAPALHTTWLTGVPNYQDNYAQGADTPAEMIRHVNAATAFQVRLYGRPIGMLAIGLFDQRTWTPMDKVLLETSITSLGLALDRAEQTRHLQERTAGLDAFVAFTEAVGSELDVHSLAQQAIRVIEAHLGAVSVAYYERHRDLWIGVDWSKNVRPEVAAQMQGGVPLDAPNFADAVRRRTPVFLDTWNAGDNHLSTAGMYGAAAFCPIFIDGEAQAILAVGQFGGVTWTDRTRAIVRAVGRSLGLALERAAQARALTAQRDALDRRTQELEAANGELEAFAYSASHDLRTPIRHVMGFSELARVALARNDTDKVERNLGIVQQGARRMDELVDGMLMLSRAGRQEFRPRWVALDPLISQAQQDAHLEFPAQDIHVQWPRSVQVWGDPTLIQQVMTNLVSNAVKYSTMRPRSEVTVLVQDSETEWTITVSDNGVGFDPQYAGKLFGIFQRLHPQSAFPGVGAGLATVRRIVIKHGGRVFARSVEGQGATFGFTLAKPAP
- the secG gene encoding preprotein translocase subunit SecG codes for the protein MILNLFLVLFAVTCLALVFFVLLQVPKQAGLSASMASGGSLLGGRGVEGGIVRVTSVLGGLFMLLAILISFISR
- a CDS encoding ABC transporter substrate-binding protein, translating into MKKALTLALALMGSGAFAAPYVLPAAWMAQSPTEAKAGGEFRSYTISDYKTLNPFTSAEADSLPTIMGGPAGLFNQDPTNDKFVPVMADALPTVSNGGKRFVVKIRQGMKFSDGQAITADDWITTFKLHTDDKVGSNSYDNFFLNDKPITVKKLDTYTLQFDFPSVSASALNRMSYTPWPDHVFGPVYKSKGADGIKAMWGISSTPSAIVSPGPWVISSYQAGQRAVLKKNTYFGEWFKDGANKPLPYLDSVSFTIVKDLNAGLAAYLAGQIDTFGASKADDLAQIKKAIDAGNLKATLVPNVGPNSTSSWIVFNWNKAGDATKQKLFRDVRFRQAMSHIANRQAMIQLALGGLGSEVYSGVYPVFKNYQYASTPTYKYDLAEATKLLNQMGYTKKNSDGYLVDKAGKVLEFNLTTNSGNNVREQLGQIFRDEAKKVGVKVNFTPVDFNTLVGQLLAKGADRPFDAILLGLSGGDNIWPYGSNVVPCGGNLHAYNVPSDGKCLNAQENLMTKLYYQGDQTLDDDARRKIGEQLSKVEGQNLGFIYLVATNYHVTFNNRVGGEYKRNLWDSYYGSRPAYGLTTFIK
- a CDS encoding ABC transporter permease, with product MLPFLLRRLVQAVPTLLLSSLLIFFVISLAPGDFLTPAKLNPNISAQQLDNLTRNFGLDKPLVQQYLLWMRNILHGDFGLSFSFQAPVLQIMWPRIVNSLWLVLVITVVFYGLAIPIGVFGAVRQNSLGDRSVNVFMYFLLGFPSFFLALIALYFLLQIIFATHWAIPIGGMTSPDHASMSAGGKVWDVFKHLLVPGILLGIHQTAGLSRYVRALMLEVMNSDYIRTARAKGVSESSAIWKHTFRNAILPIVAGIGGELPGLISGAGFIEVVFAYPGITPMLLDALNAQDLYLIAGFTMMTTILLIAGNAISDILLAFVDPRVKLG
- a CDS encoding ABC transporter permease, which translates into the protein MTQAAQRQRGQSQLSVAWGQFRKNKLARFGGTCLILLYVMALFAPFIAPDGLSNYSTTNITKFHPPTPVHVRDSKTGAFTRPFVYKYTQQLNMDTFVNEVKPTDQKCPLYLGVRGDAYKLFGFIPSTVHLFGTGNPDCKIYLFGAETLGRDLFTRTMYASQISLTIGLGATILTTLIGLFAGAAAAYFGGVVDTLVMRLVEVLAAIPTLFLLILLRAIFPQNINPIFALYVVLLLLAFVSWGGLARVTRGQLLSVRELDFVAAAKSLGASDNRIMWRHLLPTMTTYTIVTLSLGIPAAILTESGLSFLGIGAVEPYVSWGSLLTQAQEGGFSSFTSRPWVLIPGFFIVFTVMCFQLLGDGLRDAFDPRKRQ